The Magnetococcus marinus MC-1 genome contains the following window.
CAACTGTTGGAGCTGCTGCTGGGTGGCCTCGGAGAGGGAGTAGAGCTTGCCGGCGGTCATATCTTGGCGCAGCCAGCCGATGGAGCCCAGCCATAGGTTGCCCGCCACAAAGTTTGCCACCAGTAGGGCGGTTAACCAACCCCACTGTTTATGGCGCTGGCTTATGGGGTTGCCTGCCCATTTAAGGCGTTCCAAGGTAAACAGGTTGAGGGTTAAAAACACCCCAACAAGGGAGAGGTAATAATAGAGATCCCGCAGATCCACCACCCCACGGGTGATGGCGTCAAAGCGGGAACCACTGCCTAAGAGCGCCAAAAAGTGGCTGACCTCGTGACCAAACAGGTTGGTTAGGGTCGGGCTGCCAATAAAATAGAAGAGTCCGCACACCGCTGTGGTCAGGATAAGGGCCACGATGGGGTTATCGGTGCGGGCACTCATAAACAGGCCGATGCTAACATAGGCCGCTGCCAAGAACAGGGTGGCGATGTACCCCCCCAGCACTGGGCCCCAATCCAACGGACCCAGCAGGGCCACCGTCAAGGTCAGGGGCAGGGTTAGGGCCAGCCCCACCACCACCAATGCCAGGGCCGCCGCAAATTTACCCGCGATGAGGTGCAGGGGATTGACCGGGCTGGTGAGCAGCGTCTCCAGGGTGCCACTGCGGCGCTCTTCGGACCAGCTGCGCATGGTCAGAGCGGCCACCAAAAAGATCAACAGCAGGGGCATCCACTGAAACATGGGGCGCAGATCGGCAATGTTGCGGGCAAAAAAGGTCTCCACCCAGAACACGATAAACAGGGTTGCCGCCAAAAACGCGCCGAGAAACAGAAAGGCCGCTGGCGAGGCAAAAAAGCTTTGAAACTCCTTTTGGGCAATGCGCATAATCTTATCCATGGCCCACCTCCCCATGCGTCTGCGGCTGTTGATTGATTTGCGCAAACAGCGACTCCAGATTCTGTTTTTCAAAATGTAGCCCGTGCAGACCCAACCCGCCTTCCACCACCGCTTGAGCGATCTGGGGTGTCTGCTGAGCAGGCACGTTGAGGGCGTAGTGGTAGAGCCCATCGGTGCTGGGCAGGGACTCTATCTGCGCGCTCTCCAGCTGTGAGGCCAGCGTGGCTTGGGCGGTTTTTGCGGTGGTGAGCCGTAACCGTCCACCGCTCTGCAAGGTGGCGAGGGTAGCATCCACCACCAGCTTGCCCTGTTTTAGGATCAATACCCGCTCACAGACCGCTTGCACCTCTTGCAAAATATGGGTGGAGAGAATCACCGTGGCCTCTTTGGCCAGCTCCCGGATAAGATCCCGCATCTGGCGGATCTGGGTAGGATCTAGGCCATTGGTGGGCTCATCCAGAATAATAATATCGGGATCATGCAAAATAGCCTGGGCCACACCCACCCGCTGCCGGTAGCCACGGGAGAGGGTGGCGATGGGGGCCAGCGCCTTCTCTTGCAGGGCGGTACGGCGGATGGCGCGGGCGATGGCACGGGGTTTGTCAATATCGGCGATGCCCCGTAGATCGGCATGATACTCCAAATAGGCCATAACCGTCATTTCGGGCCAGACCGGACAGTTTTCCGGCAGATAACCGATGCGACCCTGCACGGTGTTGGCCTCGCGGTTGAGGGCCAAGCCATCAATAAGAATGGTGCCAGAGGTGGGCTCCAGAAAGCCGGTGAGCATCTTCATGATGGTGGTTTTGCCCGCGCCATTATGGCCCAGTAGCCCCACCACCTCACCCCGCTGGATGGCAAAGGAGCAGGCTTCTACAGCGGTATAATCGCCATAGACGCGGCTGAGTTGGGATACTTCAATCATGCAGTCCCCCAGAGATGTCTTAGGTTGGGACCCCAGAGGGTCCGGTTTACGAATCAGATTGGCTTTGAACGGTCTATCTGGGGCCATTCCTTCGCCCCCTCGTGCCTTTTATGTAAGTACCCCTGGGATGGCTTGCAAGGGGCCATGGGTGATTTTCCAGCCTACCCGGCTGCTTTGCGGCTTGTGGGTAGGCTGGCATGCAGCAGGAATCTAGGCAGGCTCTTGGGTTGGGGCGGTGCACTGGGCGACCCGCTGGGCCAGTGCCAGCAGGGCGGCCTTGGCGGGGCTCGACGACTCTTGCAGCAGCAGGGGCACTCCCGCATCCCCGGCCTGGGAGATCTCATGGGCCAGCGGTAGTTGGGCCAGCGAGACAATGCCCGGGGGCAGTGGCAGTTGGCTATGGATCAAAGGGTGGCTCTGGTGGCCGCAGGCGGTGCACACTTGGTGGTTCATATTTTCCACGATGCCCAGAATGGGGGCTTGCTGCTTTTGAAACAGCTCGATGGCGCGGCGCACGTCGCCCCAGGCGACCTCTTGGGGTGTGGTGACCAGTACCACCCCATGGGTTTTTAGTTTGGAGGCGATGGTTAATTGGGCGTCTCCGGTACCGGGGGGCATGTCGATGATCAGGTAATCCAGCTCACCCCAGCAGGTTTTGGTGATAAATTGTAGCAGGGTACCACTCACCAATGGACCGCGCCAATCCAGGGCTTTACCCGGGTCGACCAACGAACCGGTGGAGATAAAGCGAATGCCATGCCGTTGCAGGGGTAAGAGATACTCATGGGGCAGCACCTGGGGTTTATCGTGGCAGCCCAGCATGGTGGGCACACTGGGGCCGTAGATATCGGCATCCATCAGCCCCACCTTGTGGCCCAGCAGGTTGAGCCCCACCGCCAGGTTGACCGCTACGGTGGATTTGCCCACGCCCCCCTTACCGCTGGCTACCAGGATAATGCGTTTAACCCCTTGAATGCCCTCGGTACCCACCTGTGCTTGGGCAACAATAAGCTCTAGGCTGCCGGTGTGGATGGCCTGAATGGCCTGCCTTGCCTGCTCTTCAAAGGCGATGCGTTGTTGCCGATCACCGGTAATGAGATGCACCACCACCCGGAGATGCTGCTCGTGCAGCGTGACCTCTTGCAGCAGGTTGAGGGTGTTGATGTTCCATTTTAGCTTGGGTTCTTGCAGTTGATCAAATAGGGCGACAATGGCGGCGCGTTGAGCCATGGGGGGTTAATCCTTCGATGGGGGGTTGAGCAGAGCGCGAAAGCTTTCGGCTGGGGTGGTCTGTTTGCCACACCATTGATCCACCAAGGTCGCCAGACAGTCGTGCAAGACCGGATTGCACCAGAGCAAGCGGTTGGTGGCGGTAATGGCATCATTGGCTTCATCCACCACAATGAGGCCGCTCTCATCGGCGGTTTTGCGGATCAGTTCCCACATTTTGGGTTGGGTGGTTTTAACATAGTCGATAAAGCCCTGTTCAGCGGACATAGCGTACCTCTTGATAGCCTGTTAAACGGGTGGCCAGACCAACAACCTTTGTGAACGCGGGTTCACTCGGGGCATATGTAGGCCAGCTTAGACCCATTTGCAAGGGGGGTGGGTGAAAATTGTGGGCAGCTTGGCATAAGGGTAAGGAGCGATGGAATGTGACGCGAACATGGCGCGGAAAAGGAGGTGTGGTGCCCATGGCCGCGCGTGACGTAGGCTTGGATGGGATCTCCTAGACCAGGATGCAGCGTGCAGAGGCAATGCTACAAAACTTACCATTTTGAATTTTTGAGTTGTATAAGTTAAATGGTATCAATAAAATTAGATAAGGCACCGGGTGTTTTGAAATAGTAGGGAAAGGGAGCAGAAGGGGGGTGTAATGGCTGAAGTCAGGGAGGGTTCCGTTTGGGTCTTGTGTGCGTGTGAGTATCTGCATGGGGATCGGTATGCTCAGTTTGAACGCTTGAGGGAGGATCTGCATAACAGCCGTCAAGTTGAGTTGGTCGTGTTCAATGTAGGCATGATGAAAACATTGAATAGTGAACAGTTGGGTAAGTTGATCCAAATAAGCAACCAAGATAAATATGAAGTTTGTCTGACCAATGTTTCGGAGCAAAACTACGCATTAATGAAATTAATAGGGTTGGAGCGATTTGTAAAAATTTATGATAAGCCCCAAGCCGAAGCCCTTGCGAAGGAGCATAGAATACTCTCCGCTTTCGACTGTCTTTATGGAGATGGCTGAAGCAAGCTGTAGCTTGTATGAACTATTTTTGTAAAGCATT
Protein-coding sequences here:
- a CDS encoding ABC transporter ATP-binding protein; protein product: MIEVSQLSRVYGDYTAVEACSFAIQRGEVVGLLGHNGAGKTTIMKMLTGFLEPTSGTILIDGLALNREANTVQGRIGYLPENCPVWPEMTVMAYLEYHADLRGIADIDKPRAIARAIRRTALQEKALAPIATLSRGYRQRVGVAQAILHDPDIIILDEPTNGLDPTQIRQMRDLIRELAKEATVILSTHILQEVQAVCERVLILKQGKLVVDATLATLQSGGRLRLTTAKTAQATLASQLESAQIESLPSTDGLYHYALNVPAQQTPQIAQAVVEGGLGLHGLHFEKQNLESLFAQINQQPQTHGEVGHG
- a CDS encoding Mrp/NBP35 family ATP-binding protein, producing the protein MAQRAAIVALFDQLQEPKLKWNINTLNLLQEVTLHEQHLRVVVHLITGDRQQRIAFEEQARQAIQAIHTGSLELIVAQAQVGTEGIQGVKRIILVASGKGGVGKSTVAVNLAVGLNLLGHKVGLMDADIYGPSVPTMLGCHDKPQVLPHEYLLPLQRHGIRFISTGSLVDPGKALDWRGPLVSGTLLQFITKTCWGELDYLIIDMPPGTGDAQLTIASKLKTHGVVLVTTPQEVAWGDVRRAIELFQKQQAPILGIVENMNHQVCTACGHQSHPLIHSQLPLPPGIVSLAQLPLAHEISQAGDAGVPLLLQESSSPAKAALLALAQRVAQCTAPTQEPA